The Micromonospora sp. Llam0 genome contains a region encoding:
- a CDS encoding putative RNA methyltransferase translates to MLADVLPYLRCPVCRAPLAAHEGGVPRDGGVPRDGGVHGNADGTVRTLRCPAGHSFDVARQGYVDLVTGRVRHVGDSAEMVAARDEFLRTGHFDMVATGLVRAVGSPDPDDRAGPFVVDAGAGTGAYLAAVLDALPGAVGLALDLSKAAVRRAARAHPSAAAVRCDTWRPLPVADACADLVLNVFAPRNGGEFARILRPRGALIVVTPLPDHLGEVIGPLGLLRVDPAKADRTGAALRHHFDRVALHVLRRRLRLSHRDVTALVRMGPSARHTDPADLASAIAALPEPVTVTAAVQLAVYRCRQRA, encoded by the coding sequence ATGCTCGCCGACGTACTGCCGTACCTTCGCTGCCCGGTCTGCCGCGCACCGCTCGCCGCCCACGAGGGCGGCGTCCCCCGCGATGGCGGCGTCCCCCGCGATGGCGGCGTCCACGGCAACGCCGACGGCACCGTACGGACGCTGCGCTGCCCGGCCGGACACAGCTTCGACGTGGCCCGGCAGGGCTACGTGGATCTGGTGACCGGCCGGGTCCGGCACGTCGGCGACTCCGCCGAGATGGTCGCCGCCCGCGACGAGTTCCTTCGGACCGGGCATTTCGACATGGTCGCCACGGGTCTGGTCCGGGCGGTGGGCAGCCCGGACCCGGACGACCGGGCCGGGCCGTTCGTGGTCGATGCCGGCGCCGGAACCGGGGCCTACCTCGCGGCGGTGCTCGACGCACTGCCCGGCGCCGTCGGACTCGCCCTGGACCTGTCCAAGGCGGCAGTACGCCGGGCCGCCCGCGCCCATCCGTCGGCCGCTGCGGTCCGCTGCGACACCTGGCGCCCGTTGCCCGTCGCCGACGCCTGCGCCGACCTGGTGCTGAACGTGTTCGCGCCGCGCAACGGCGGGGAGTTCGCCCGGATCCTGCGGCCGCGCGGCGCGCTGATCGTGGTCACCCCGCTGCCCGACCACCTCGGCGAGGTGATCGGCCCACTGGGGTTGCTCCGGGTGGACCCGGCGAAGGCCGACCGTACCGGCGCGGCGCTACGACACCACTTCGACCGGGTCGCGCTGCACGTCCTGCGCCGACGGCTGCGCCTGTCGCACCGTGACGTCACCGCGCTGGTACGGATGGGGCCGAGCGCCCGGCACACCGACCCGGCCGACCTGGCGTCGGCGATCGCCGCGCTACCGGAGCCGGTCACCGTCACCGCCGCCGTCCAACTGGCGGTCTACCGCTGCCGGCAACGCGCCTGA
- a CDS encoding DUF4272 domain-containing protein, whose translation MTVLAPDPRAIRAESLDELRRLRLPLPPAGFPLVWEPGDGVELRPTPEIEARTAILHLVLARCFGMPPQAAMSWLLNSHLVELVTPPEWQFVIGGRGDHRSFVLHHDAIFALAWVLGLTRHLDPVAVSDDRLMALLPKLAAGETFAQWRSRTLVAPRDAAEAAVLLDFYYCLDWGYLEAERRGDPLPGVVDANAIGQRRWALEWAVVFRGPYHDAPPGWEEVDLST comes from the coding sequence GTGACCGTACTCGCTCCTGACCCCCGGGCCATTCGCGCGGAGAGTCTCGACGAGCTGCGCCGGCTGCGCCTACCGTTGCCTCCGGCCGGCTTTCCGCTGGTCTGGGAGCCGGGCGACGGGGTCGAGCTGCGGCCCACCCCGGAGATCGAGGCCCGCACCGCGATCCTGCATCTGGTGCTGGCCCGCTGCTTCGGGATGCCGCCGCAGGCCGCGATGAGCTGGCTGCTCAACTCGCACCTGGTCGAGCTGGTCACCCCGCCGGAGTGGCAGTTCGTCATCGGGGGGCGTGGCGACCACCGCTCGTTCGTCCTGCACCATGACGCGATCTTCGCGTTGGCCTGGGTGCTGGGGCTGACCCGGCACCTCGACCCGGTCGCGGTCTCCGACGACCGACTGATGGCGTTGCTGCCGAAGCTGGCGGCCGGCGAAACCTTCGCCCAATGGCGCTCCCGGACCCTCGTCGCCCCCCGCGACGCGGCCGAGGCCGCCGTACTGCTCGACTTCTACTACTGCCTGGACTGGGGCTACCTGGAGGCGGAACGGCGGGGCGACCCGTTACCCGGGGTGGTGGACGCCAACGCCATCGGGCAACGGCGGTGGGCCCTGGAATGGGCGGTCGTCTTCCGGGGCCCGTACCACGACGCACCGCCCGGCTGGGAAGAGGTCGACCTGTCGACCTGA
- a CDS encoding adenosine deaminase, which yields MVAVSLAEIVRAPKVLLHDHLDGGLRPATVVELADEVGHVLPVTDPSELGRWFVSAADSGSLERYLETFAHTVAVMQTEAGLFRVAAECAVDLAADGVVYAEVRFAPEQHLSRGLGLGQVVEAVLAGFAAGCAEAARAGRVIRVGTLLTAMRHAARSQEIAELAVRYRDVGVVGFDIAGAEAGFPPTRHLDAFEFLQRENFHFTIHAGEAFGLPSIWQAIQWCGADRLGHGVRIVDDIEVGGGGVRLGRLASYVRDKRIPLELCPSSNVQTGAVGSIGEHPVGLLRDLRFRVTVNTDNRLMSGTSMSREMWLLVEAFGWGWSELRWLTVNAMKSAFIPFDERLAVIDDVIKPAYAKLIG from the coding sequence ATGGTGGCTGTTTCGTTGGCGGAGATCGTTCGGGCGCCGAAGGTGTTGCTGCACGACCATCTGGATGGTGGGTTGCGGCCGGCGACGGTGGTGGAGTTGGCGGACGAGGTGGGTCATGTGCTGCCGGTGACGGATCCGTCGGAGTTGGGTCGGTGGTTCGTGTCGGCGGCGGATTCGGGGTCGTTGGAGCGTTATCTGGAGACGTTTGCGCACACGGTGGCGGTGATGCAGACGGAGGCGGGGTTGTTCCGGGTGGCGGCGGAGTGTGCGGTGGATCTGGCGGCGGACGGGGTGGTGTACGCGGAGGTGCGGTTCGCGCCGGAGCAGCATCTGTCCCGGGGGTTGGGGTTGGGTCAGGTGGTGGAGGCGGTGTTGGCGGGGTTCGCGGCGGGGTGTGCGGAGGCGGCCCGGGCGGGTCGGGTGATCCGGGTGGGGACGTTGTTGACGGCGATGCGGCATGCGGCGCGGTCGCAGGAGATCGCGGAGTTGGCGGTGCGGTACCGGGATGTGGGGGTGGTGGGGTTCGATATCGCGGGTGCGGAGGCGGGTTTTCCGCCGACGCGGCATCTGGACGCGTTCGAGTTTTTGCAGCGGGAGAATTTTCATTTCACGATTCATGCGGGTGAGGCGTTCGGGTTGCCGTCGATCTGGCAGGCGATTCAGTGGTGTGGTGCGGATCGGTTGGGGCATGGGGTGCGGATCGTGGATGACATCGAGGTGGGTGGGGGTGGGGTGCGGTTGGGGCGGTTGGCGTCGTATGTGCGGGACAAGCGGATTCCGTTGGAGTTGTGTCCGTCGTCGAATGTGCAGACGGGTGCGGTGGGTTCGATCGGTGAGCATCCGGTGGGGTTGTTGCGTGATCTGCGGTTTCGGGTGACGGTGAACACGGACAACCGGTTGATGAGTGGGACGTCGATGTCGCGGGAGATGTGGTTGTTGGTGGAGGCGTTCGGGTGGGGGTGGTCGGAGTTGCGGTGGTTGACGGTGAACGCGATGAAGAGTGCGTTCATCCCGTTCGACGAGCGGCTGGCGGTCATCGACGACGTCATCAAGCCCGCGTACGCCAAGCTGATCGGCTGA